The Manihot esculenta cultivar AM560-2 chromosome 1, M.esculenta_v8, whole genome shotgun sequence genome has a window encoding:
- the LOC110612142 gene encoding uncharacterized protein LOC110612142 isoform X2 has product MNLSQLSTPKFHRLIVPSTITHRSSSIVTLASHFPVLYNSKQIRPLRQTQFSTIVFSYQSPSNPNSSQEDDKDDPEAQVQDLQVPENWLLPSKARQESEWLRLTLHKWLDDEYCPEETNVEISKVAAQSYYDSLVEKRTDLGEILLKMVRELQSISYQESFHGAFSSANAAVNLIAQRIELQGPAMGEMLHSHTCASDN; this is encoded by the exons ATGAACCTAAGCCAACTATCCACCCCAAAATTCCACAGGCTCATCGTCCCATCCACAATTACCCATCGTAGTTCCTCAATTGTTACACTTGCAAGTCATTTCCCAGTCCTTTATAATTCAAAACAGATTCGGCCTCTCAGACAAACCCAATTTTCAACTATCGTTTTCAGCTACCAGTCTCCTTCAAATCCAAATAGCAGCCAAGAAGACGATAAGGATGACCCAGAAGCCCAAGTTCAAGACCTACAGGTTCCCGAAAATTGGTTGCTCCCTTCCAAGGCCCGCCAG GAATCCGAGTGGCTTAGGTTGACCTTGCACAAATGGCTGGATGATGAGTACTGCCCTGAGGAAACAAATGTAGAAATCAGTAAGGTTGCTGCCCAGTCATACTATGACTCTTTGGTAGAGAAACGGACGGACCTGGGTGAGATTTTGTTGAAGATGGTTAGAGAATTGCAATCCATTTCCTATCAGGAAAGCTTTCATGGGGCATTTTCCTCTGCAAATGCTGCAGTGAATTTGATTGCCCAGCGGATAGAGCTTCAAG GTCCGGCTATGGGAGAAATGTTACACAGCCATACATGTGCTTCTGATAATTAA
- the LOC110612142 gene encoding uncharacterized protein LOC110612142 isoform X1, producing MNLSQLSTPKFHRLIVPSTITHRSSSIVTLASHFPVLYNSKQIRPLRQTQFSTIVFSYQSPSNPNSSQEDDKDDPEAQVQDLQVPENWLLPSKARQESEWLRLTLHKWLDDEYCPEETNVEISKVAAQSYYDSLVEKRTDLGEILLKMVRELQSISYQESFHGAFSSANAAVNLIAQRIELQGRGTSLFSWQNPLQSRLLQNGPVAGYRLLELS from the exons ATGAACCTAAGCCAACTATCCACCCCAAAATTCCACAGGCTCATCGTCCCATCCACAATTACCCATCGTAGTTCCTCAATTGTTACACTTGCAAGTCATTTCCCAGTCCTTTATAATTCAAAACAGATTCGGCCTCTCAGACAAACCCAATTTTCAACTATCGTTTTCAGCTACCAGTCTCCTTCAAATCCAAATAGCAGCCAAGAAGACGATAAGGATGACCCAGAAGCCCAAGTTCAAGACCTACAGGTTCCCGAAAATTGGTTGCTCCCTTCCAAGGCCCGCCAG GAATCCGAGTGGCTTAGGTTGACCTTGCACAAATGGCTGGATGATGAGTACTGCCCTGAGGAAACAAATGTAGAAATCAGTAAGGTTGCTGCCCAGTCATACTATGACTCTTTGGTAGAGAAACGGACGGACCTGGGTGAGATTTTGTTGAAGATGGTTAGAGAATTGCAATCCATTTCCTATCAGGAAAGCTTTCATGGGGCATTTTCCTCTGCAAATGCTGCAGTGAATTTGATTGCCCAGCGGATAGAGCTTCAAG GCCGGGGCACCAGCTTGTTTTCTTGGCAAAATCCGCTCCAATCAAGGCTCCTCCAAAATGGGCCTGTTGCGGGATACCGATTACTTGAGCTGAGCTAG